In Devosia sp. 1566, a single genomic region encodes these proteins:
- the hyi gene encoding hydroxypyruvate isomerase, with translation MPKFSANLSFLYADQPFLERFAAAAADGFSAVEYVAPYAFGADQVAGRLKDNGLEQALFNLPPGDWDAGERGIGCLPDRVEDFRSGVTTAVAYAQALACTKVNCLAGIAPAGSSVEERDAILIDNLRYAAPRLADAGIKLLLEPINLRDIPGFHVSTTHHAERILDAVGSDNLFIQFDVYHTQVMQGDLMPTYARLRERIAHVQIADNPGRNEPGTGEINYPFVLSELDRLGYTGWVGCEYKPKAGTSAGLGWMKPYL, from the coding sequence TTGCCCAAATTCTCCGCCAATCTCTCCTTCCTCTATGCCGACCAGCCATTCCTTGAGCGCTTTGCCGCGGCGGCGGCCGATGGGTTCAGCGCCGTCGAATATGTTGCCCCCTATGCCTTTGGCGCCGACCAGGTCGCCGGGCGCCTGAAGGACAATGGTCTTGAGCAGGCGCTGTTCAACCTGCCCCCCGGAGACTGGGACGCTGGCGAGCGCGGCATTGGCTGCCTGCCCGACCGGGTCGAGGACTTCCGGAGCGGGGTGACGACGGCAGTCGCCTATGCACAGGCCCTGGCTTGCACCAAGGTGAACTGCCTTGCCGGCATCGCCCCTGCGGGCAGCAGCGTGGAAGAGCGCGATGCAATTCTGATCGACAATCTGCGCTATGCGGCACCGCGTCTGGCCGATGCCGGCATCAAGCTGCTGCTCGAGCCCATCAATCTGCGCGACATTCCAGGATTTCATGTCTCGACCACTCACCATGCCGAGCGCATCCTTGATGCGGTGGGGTCCGACAACCTCTTCATCCAATTCGACGTCTACCATACCCAGGTGATGCAGGGAGATCTCATGCCCACCTATGCCCGGCTGCGCGAGCGCATCGCCCATGTGCAGATCGCCGATAATCCCGGCCGCAACGAGCCGGGCACCGGCGAGATCAACTATCCCTTCGTCCTAAGCGAACTCGATCGGCTCGGCTACACGGGCTGGGTGGGCTGCGAGTACAAGCCCAAGGCCGGCACCAGCGCCGGGCTCGGCTGGATGAAACCCTATCTCTAA
- a CDS encoding 2-hydroxy-3-oxopropionate reductase, which produces MNIGFIGLGVMGRPMAGHLIAAGHQVALHRVKEASQALVEQGGKALSSAQAVAKASDIVILMLPDTPDVEAVLFGPDGVAAGLAPGKLVIDMSSISPIATKDFAKRIEALGADYLDAPVSGGEVGAKNAALTIMVGGKEAVFERALPLFQTMGKNITLVGGVGDGQTAKVANQIIVGLNIQAVAEALLFARKAGADPAKVREALMGGFAASRVLELHGERMIKQTFDPGFRIRLHRKDLALAVDAARALDLALPNAAATQQLMNAAVARGDGDKDHSALIRTLEALAGGGN; this is translated from the coding sequence ATGAATATCGGTTTCATCGGCCTCGGCGTCATGGGGCGCCCCATGGCTGGCCATCTGATCGCTGCCGGGCACCAGGTCGCCTTGCACCGGGTCAAGGAAGCGTCCCAGGCCTTGGTCGAGCAAGGCGGCAAGGCGCTGTCGAGCGCGCAGGCTGTGGCTAAGGCCTCCGACATCGTTATCCTGATGCTACCCGACACGCCCGATGTCGAAGCGGTGCTGTTTGGACCTGACGGCGTGGCTGCGGGCCTTGCCCCCGGCAAGCTCGTGATCGACATGAGCTCCATCTCGCCCATCGCCACCAAGGACTTCGCGAAGCGCATTGAGGCCCTCGGCGCTGATTATCTGGATGCGCCGGTTTCGGGCGGCGAAGTGGGCGCCAAGAACGCCGCTCTCACCATCATGGTAGGTGGCAAGGAGGCGGTGTTCGAGCGCGCCCTGCCGCTGTTTCAGACCATGGGCAAAAACATCACGCTCGTTGGTGGTGTCGGGGATGGGCAAACCGCCAAGGTCGCCAACCAGATCATTGTCGGGCTCAACATCCAGGCAGTCGCCGAGGCCTTGCTGTTTGCCCGGAAGGCCGGCGCCGATCCCGCCAAGGTGCGCGAAGCGCTGATGGGCGGCTTTGCCGCGTCCCGCGTGCTTGAGCTGCATGGCGAACGCATGATCAAGCAGACCTTCGATCCGGGCTTCCGCATCCGGCTGCACCGCAAGGATCTGGCGCTGGCGGTGGATGCGGCGCGCGCCCTTGACCTTGCCCTGCCCAACGCCGCAGCCACCCAGCAACTGATGAATGCGGCTGTCGCCAGAGGTGACGGCGACAAGGACCATTCCGCCCTGATCCGCACCCTTGAGGCGCTGGCGGGCGGCGGCAACTAG
- a CDS encoding beta-galactosidase translates to MPLDKLPQTPFGAVYFRKSNPPREDWERDYAVAAKDGMNVFRHWFMWSAIERRPGFYDWEDYDRQMDLAAKNGIKTIIAELTHTVPDWAYRQFAHARQLRADGRPMTSNMGVSAATGGFSNNGGGAGALSMNAPEVKEAVGHFLSALAKRYKGHPGLLGYDVWNEVNYAADVDYSEFMKADFRLWLQAKYGNLDTLANAWYRYSYAEWDDIEPPHEVAAYPENLDWLAFKRENYYDQMQFKIDTIRGIDPDCLIAAHGVGGAIPNMAANGSDDWLAASKVELYGLTWVPSRRGFAPWQNFFGPDLTRAAARGKPWWHAERPGGPLWLQPQVLGRDKEDGRVMDPEDIRTLTMTSFAAGATGVLNLRFRPLLDGPLFGAFGSYGMDGSRTPRSDMASEIGKWANALEQKSLFAAKPVKGDIALLVIPEAQAWDYLLNHNHKPETYREAMWGAYRGFFDNGIQADWVHIDHINDYDTIYAPYPIMLTAEHAQKLGAWVEAGGTLISEATPGYFGDRGKVGTVQPHNGLDRVFGARESEVEFMPDIGDRIRFDFDGKPVGGGGFLQSYAPTTGTARGAFTDGRTAVVENSFGEGRTLLVGTHPGVAYFRTSSAENLAYFADVLAWTGNKPRVTLSNPQLHARLHEGPEGAVLWVINPTREAQKAEVMVDQQIASLGEPYWSSYNAADGAGTITVPARDVLIVRLNKSGGEAA, encoded by the coding sequence ATGCCACTCGACAAGCTGCCGCAGACGCCATTCGGAGCCGTGTATTTCCGCAAGTCCAACCCGCCGCGCGAGGACTGGGAGCGCGATTATGCCGTTGCTGCCAAGGACGGCATGAATGTGTTCCGTCACTGGTTCATGTGGTCCGCCATCGAGCGGCGCCCCGGCTTTTATGACTGGGAGGATTATGACCGGCAGATGGACCTTGCCGCCAAGAACGGGATCAAGACCATCATCGCCGAGCTGACCCATACGGTGCCGGACTGGGCCTATCGTCAATTCGCCCACGCCCGTCAGTTGCGGGCGGATGGTCGGCCGATGACTTCTAATATGGGGGTGAGCGCCGCCACCGGCGGCTTTTCTAATAATGGCGGTGGCGCCGGTGCCTTGAGCATGAACGCGCCCGAGGTCAAGGAAGCCGTCGGCCATTTCCTTTCCGCCCTCGCCAAACGCTACAAGGGCCATCCCGGTCTGCTCGGCTATGACGTGTGGAACGAGGTCAACTATGCCGCAGATGTCGATTATTCCGAGTTCATGAAGGCCGATTTCCGCCTCTGGCTGCAGGCGAAATATGGCAACCTCGATACGCTCGCCAATGCCTGGTATCGTTATTCCTACGCCGAGTGGGACGATATCGAACCGCCCCACGAGGTGGCCGCTTATCCCGAAAATCTCGACTGGCTCGCCTTCAAGCGCGAGAACTACTACGACCAGATGCAGTTCAAGATCGACACCATCCGCGGGATCGATCCGGACTGCCTGATTGCCGCCCATGGCGTGGGCGGCGCGATCCCCAACATGGCCGCCAATGGCTCGGATGACTGGCTCGCCGCGTCCAAGGTCGAGCTTTATGGCCTGACCTGGGTGCCCAGCCGGCGCGGCTTTGCGCCCTGGCAGAACTTCTTCGGGCCCGACCTTACCCGGGCGGCTGCCCGCGGCAAACCCTGGTGGCATGCCGAACGGCCTGGCGGCCCGCTGTGGCTGCAGCCGCAAGTGCTGGGCCGCGACAAGGAAGATGGCCGGGTCATGGACCCCGAAGATATCCGCACCCTCACCATGACCTCCTTTGCGGCCGGCGCCACGGGTGTGCTCAATCTGCGCTTCCGGCCGCTGCTGGACGGTCCGCTGTTCGGCGCCTTTGGCTCCTATGGCATGGATGGTTCGCGCACACCGCGCTCGGACATGGCGAGCGAAATCGGCAAATGGGCCAATGCACTCGAGCAGAAGTCGCTCTTTGCGGCCAAGCCGGTCAAGGGCGATATCGCGCTGCTGGTGATCCCGGAGGCGCAGGCCTGGGACTACCTGCTCAACCACAACCACAAGCCCGAGACTTATCGTGAGGCGATGTGGGGTGCCTATCGCGGCTTTTTCGACAATGGCATCCAGGCCGACTGGGTCCATATCGATCACATCAACGATTACGACACCATCTATGCGCCCTACCCGATCATGCTGACGGCCGAACACGCTCAGAAGCTGGGCGCCTGGGTGGAGGCAGGCGGTACACTGATATCGGAGGCGACGCCTGGCTATTTCGGCGATCGCGGCAAGGTTGGAACGGTGCAGCCCCACAACGGGCTCGACCGGGTGTTCGGGGCGCGCGAAAGCGAGGTCGAGTTCATGCCCGATATCGGCGACCGCATTCGGTTCGATTTCGATGGCAAGCCAGTTGGCGGCGGCGGGTTCCTGCAGTCCTATGCTCCGACGACGGGCACTGCGCGCGGCGCTTTCACGGACGGACGCACCGCGGTGGTGGAGAACAGCTTTGGTGAGGGCCGGACATTGCTGGTCGGCACCCATCCCGGGGTCGCATATTTCCGCACCAGCAGCGCGGAAAACCTGGCTTACTTTGCTGATGTGCTCGCCTGGACCGGCAATAAACCGCGCGTCACCCTTTCAAACCCCCAACTGCATGCCCGCCTGCATGAAGGACCGGAAGGAGCTGTGCTTTGGGTGATCAATCCTACGCGCGAGGCGCAAAAGGCGGAAGTCATGGTGGACCAGCAAATCGCCTCCCTGGGTGAGCCTTACTGGTCATCATACAACGCTGCGGATGGTGCGGGGACAATTACCGTGCCGGCCCGCGATGTGCTGATCGTACGGCTGAACAAGAGCGGCGGCGAAGCGGCTTAG
- the recN gene encoding DNA repair protein RecN, translating into MLNALSVRNIVLIDQLDLALGAGMTVLTGETGAGKSILLDALTLALGGRGDASLVRRGSENGQVVAVLQLAADHPARAALRDNAIPDDEDVILRRVQYADGRTRAFINDQPVSAALLQRVGSQIVEIHGQHDDRALVDVATHRAALDAFGELDTQAALVRDAWQELADAQAAVKEQKALVAAALAEEDFARHTVEELSKLAPQVGEEEELSERRQHLQQLERSAAEVGEIDELINGPMAPAPALAGLMRRLLRKIDGGADLFQPIVDALDNSLIALDRTADALEDLKREMAFDPAELEGVEERLFALRAAARKHQTNCDDLPAVLARFSADLETLQSGESRLASLEAAAVQAEALYRNHAKALSASRAEAAGALGAAVGAELPDLKLGSARFIVDHQIDESRLMASGYDQIAFHVQTNPGTMPGPLLKVASGGELSRFLLALKVVLADRGSAPVLIFDEIDTGVGGAVADAIGRRLARLANKVQVLAVTHAPQVAARAQRHLLIEKQAVEEGAFVRTHVKPLDTPARREEVARMLAGAKVTEEARAAASKLLSEVH; encoded by the coding sequence ATGCTGAACGCGCTTTCGGTTCGCAACATTGTCCTTATCGATCAGCTTGATCTGGCGCTGGGCGCCGGCATGACGGTTCTTACCGGCGAGACCGGCGCCGGCAAGTCGATCCTGCTTGATGCGCTTACGCTTGCTCTCGGTGGGCGAGGGGACGCTTCGCTGGTGCGCCGCGGCAGCGAGAACGGTCAGGTTGTCGCCGTCCTGCAACTTGCGGCCGATCACCCCGCTCGTGCGGCGCTGCGCGACAATGCCATTCCCGACGACGAAGATGTGATCCTGCGGCGGGTGCAATATGCCGATGGCCGCACCCGAGCCTTTATCAATGATCAGCCGGTGTCGGCTGCGCTCCTGCAACGCGTTGGCTCGCAGATCGTGGAAATCCATGGCCAGCACGATGACCGCGCTCTGGTGGATGTCGCAACCCACCGCGCGGCGCTCGACGCCTTTGGGGAATTGGACACCCAAGCGGCTCTGGTCCGGGACGCCTGGCAGGAACTCGCCGATGCACAAGCTGCGGTCAAGGAGCAGAAAGCCTTGGTTGCGGCGGCGTTGGCGGAGGAGGACTTCGCCCGTCACACTGTCGAAGAGCTCTCCAAGCTCGCACCGCAGGTCGGCGAGGAAGAAGAGTTGTCCGAGCGCCGGCAACATCTGCAGCAGCTTGAGCGTTCGGCCGCCGAGGTCGGGGAAATTGACGAGTTGATCAACGGACCCATGGCTCCGGCGCCAGCCCTTGCCGGGCTGATGCGCCGCTTGCTCCGCAAGATCGACGGCGGGGCAGACCTGTTCCAGCCCATTGTTGATGCGCTCGACAACTCGTTAATTGCGCTTGATCGTACCGCCGATGCGCTGGAGGATCTGAAGCGTGAGATGGCGTTTGATCCGGCCGAGTTGGAGGGCGTGGAAGAGCGCTTGTTTGCCCTGCGCGCTGCAGCACGAAAGCACCAGACCAACTGCGATGACCTGCCAGCCGTGCTGGCTCGGTTCTCCGCTGACCTGGAGACCCTGCAAAGTGGGGAAAGCCGATTGGCCTCCCTTGAAGCCGCGGCGGTGCAGGCTGAAGCGCTCTACCGCAACCATGCCAAGGCTCTCAGTGCCAGCCGGGCCGAGGCTGCCGGGGCACTGGGCGCGGCCGTGGGCGCCGAGTTGCCGGATTTGAAGCTGGGTTCGGCACGCTTCATCGTCGATCACCAGATCGATGAAAGCCGGCTCATGGCGTCTGGCTACGACCAGATCGCCTTTCATGTGCAAACCAATCCGGGCACCATGCCCGGGCCGCTGCTCAAGGTTGCCTCAGGGGGCGAGCTCAGCCGCTTCCTTCTGGCGCTCAAAGTGGTGCTGGCCGATCGTGGTTCGGCGCCGGTGCTGATCTTTGACGAAATCGACACCGGCGTTGGCGGCGCGGTGGCAGACGCCATTGGGCGGCGCTTGGCGCGCCTGGCCAACAAGGTGCAGGTCCTGGCCGTGACCCACGCTCCCCAGGTTGCCGCCCGTGCTCAACGGCATCTTCTGATCGAGAAGCAGGCGGTAGAAGAGGGCGCCTTTGTCCGCACGCATGTCAAACCGCTGGATACTCCGGCGCGACGCGAGGAAGTAGCGCGCATGCTCGCCGGCGCCAAGGTTACCGAGGAAGCCAGGGCCGCTGCCAGCAAGCTTCTAAGCGAAGTGCACTGA
- a CDS encoding outer membrane protein assembly factor BamD: MTVVAFGGRASRTVRLLSVGVMVVALTGCSGMNLFGPPKAKEEPIIPAESLYQQALDNMDAQRYNTAVTQLERLERQHPNSPLAEKGKLMQVYAHYRIGKFAEAILAADRFLALYPNGKDVPYVLYLKGNSYYGQIKDITRDQQLSRDAIDTYNLLIANYPKSPYAEDAKEKLLVGYDQLAGKEMSVGRYYLGNGQYTAAINRFRVVVEEHQTSTHIEEALYRLTEAYLLLGLVNEAKTAAAVLGHNYPSSTWYQEAFKKLGQQGLAPAMGSGSWMSSLRK; this comes from the coding sequence GTGACAGTTGTTGCTTTTGGTGGTCGCGCTAGCCGGACAGTCCGGTTGCTTTCGGTTGGCGTCATGGTCGTGGCGCTTACGGGCTGCTCGGGCATGAACCTGTTCGGGCCCCCTAAGGCCAAGGAAGAGCCGATCATCCCGGCGGAGTCGCTGTATCAGCAGGCTCTCGATAATATGGACGCGCAGCGCTACAACACGGCTGTGACCCAGCTCGAGCGCCTCGAGCGCCAGCACCCCAATTCGCCCCTGGCGGAAAAAGGCAAGCTGATGCAGGTCTATGCGCATTACCGCATCGGCAAGTTCGCCGAAGCGATCCTCGCCGCCGACCGCTTCCTTGCGCTTTATCCGAACGGCAAGGACGTTCCTTACGTGCTCTATCTCAAGGGCAACTCCTATTACGGGCAGATCAAGGACATCACTCGCGACCAGCAATTGTCGCGCGATGCCATCGACACCTATAATCTGCTGATCGCCAACTATCCCAAGTCGCCTTACGCCGAGGACGCTAAGGAAAAGCTGCTGGTTGGTTATGACCAACTCGCTGGCAAGGAAATGTCGGTTGGCCGCTATTATCTCGGCAACGGCCAGTACACGGCCGCGATCAATCGCTTCCGGGTGGTCGTGGAAGAACACCAGACCTCGACCCATATCGAGGAGGCGCTTTATCGCCTGACCGAAGCCTATCTGTTGCTCGGTCTCGTTAACGAGGCCAAGACCGCAGCGGCCGTGCTTGGGCACAACTATCCGTCCAGCACCTGGTACCAGGAAGCCTTCAAGAAACTGGGCCAGCAGGGTCTAGCTCCCGCCATGGGAAGCGGCAGCTGGATGAGTTCGCTGCGCAAGTAA
- the lpxC gene encoding UDP-3-O-acyl-N-acetylglucosamine deacetylase — MNKLSTRQRTLSSTLSFAGYGVHGAQPVTLTLGPAPVDSGFLICREMSDGRVTKPVPVHFSRITRTTLCTTLDLGDSVSVATIEHVTSALSGMGVDNALITLDGPECPILDGSAFPFAQAILEAGLEIQPAQRKFLKVMRAVTVRNNDSFAALEPYNGRALDLEIDFDSKVIGRQRMIFDWTPRRYYDDVSRARTFGFVRDAKILRQAGYAMGSSLDNSITVHEDKILNPGGLRYEDEFVRHKLLDAIGDLSLGGLPIWGRFRSYKGGHALNAHVLAGLFSSEANYEIVGAEALPLEFEAFDDQPDGLAVNHYLRSVR; from the coding sequence ATGAATAAACTGTCCACGCGCCAGCGCACCCTGTCATCCACCCTGTCCTTTGCTGGATATGGTGTTCACGGGGCACAGCCCGTTACGCTTACCCTGGGCCCCGCGCCCGTCGATAGCGGCTTCCTGATTTGCCGCGAAATGAGCGACGGAAGGGTCACCAAGCCCGTACCGGTGCATTTCTCACGCATTACCCGCACCACGCTTTGCACCACGCTCGATCTGGGCGACAGCGTCAGCGTCGCCACCATCGAGCATGTGACCTCGGCTCTGTCGGGCATGGGCGTCGACAATGCCTTGATCACTCTGGACGGCCCGGAATGCCCCATTCTTGATGGCAGTGCATTCCCGTTCGCCCAGGCGATTCTGGAAGCAGGGCTCGAAATCCAGCCGGCCCAGCGGAAGTTCCTCAAGGTCATGCGCGCTGTTACCGTGCGCAACAACGACTCCTTTGCCGCGCTCGAGCCCTATAACGGCCGCGCCCTTGATCTCGAGATTGATTTTGACAGCAAGGTCATCGGCCGGCAGCGCATGATCTTCGACTGGACGCCGCGGCGGTACTACGACGACGTTTCGCGTGCCCGTACCTTCGGTTTCGTTCGCGACGCCAAGATCCTGCGCCAGGCCGGCTACGCCATGGGCTCGAGCCTCGACAATTCCATCACCGTCCATGAGGACAAGATCCTCAACCCCGGCGGCTTGCGCTACGAGGACGAATTTGTCCGTCACAAGCTGCTCGATGCCATCGGCGACCTGTCACTCGGTGGCTTGCCGATCTGGGGCCGGTTCCGCTCCTATAAGGGTGGCCACGCCTTGAACGCCCATGTTCTGGCTGGGCTATTTTCGAGTGAAGCCAACTATGAAATAGTGGGCGCCGAGGCATTGCCGCTCGAATTCGAGGCGTTTGACGATCAACCTGATGGGCTGGCTGTCAATCATTACCTGCGTTCGGTGCGTTAA
- the ftsZ gene encoding cell division protein FtsZ: MTINLTIPDIQELKPRITVFGCGGAGGNAVNNMIESGLDGVDFVVANTDAQALALSKAQRIIQLGVGVTEGLGAGSHPEVGRAAAEESWDEINDHLSGSHMVFITAGMGGGTGTGAAPVVARAAREQGILTVGVVTKPFSFEGNRRARLAEDGIDELHRHVDTLIVIPNQNLFRVANEKTTFADAFAMADQVLFSGVACITDLMVKEGLINLDFADVRAVMRGMGKAMMGTGEASGEDRARHAAEAAIANPLLDDVSMQGARGLLISITGGPDLTLYEVDEAASRIREEVDSDANIILGATYDPDLTGTIRVSVVATGTDATMVQALEPAKPHASRTPLSVKRHVPVEPTRIAAERSAQGVVQQQIEHQVEAAVAEAISHEAPAPAYSGHDDDGVMVEPYIPSAQAIDEMDEPAMPEESPVPSVYVPSHAARPEGQRRMPRTEELPIVARRSQEPQERQDAEPRNARALFKRLASNVGLSLGQTAEGGRDEAVYSGADDAAARSAIEAGGPRASRVPAAAEGARGALDPHGRQPAPAPQKEHLEIPAFLRKHG; the protein is encoded by the coding sequence ATGACCATCAACCTCACGATCCCAGATATTCAGGAACTTAAGCCCCGCATCACCGTATTCGGATGTGGTGGCGCCGGCGGCAACGCCGTTAACAACATGATCGAGTCTGGGCTCGATGGCGTCGACTTCGTCGTTGCCAACACCGACGCACAGGCTCTCGCCCTCAGCAAGGCACAGCGCATCATCCAGTTGGGTGTCGGCGTTACCGAGGGCTTGGGTGCTGGCTCGCACCCGGAAGTCGGTCGCGCCGCAGCCGAAGAAAGCTGGGACGAGATCAACGATCACCTCTCGGGCTCGCACATGGTGTTTATCACCGCGGGCATGGGCGGCGGTACCGGCACCGGTGCGGCCCCGGTTGTGGCTCGGGCCGCTCGTGAGCAGGGCATCCTGACGGTTGGCGTGGTCACCAAGCCGTTCTCGTTCGAAGGCAATCGTCGCGCTCGTCTGGCTGAAGACGGCATCGATGAGCTGCACCGCCATGTCGACACCCTGATCGTTATCCCCAACCAGAACCTGTTCCGGGTTGCCAACGAAAAGACCACCTTCGCCGACGCCTTCGCGATGGCAGATCAGGTGCTGTTCTCGGGCGTCGCCTGCATCACCGATCTGATGGTCAAGGAAGGCCTCATCAACCTCGACTTCGCCGACGTTCGCGCCGTGATGCGCGGCATGGGCAAGGCGATGATGGGTACCGGCGAAGCATCGGGCGAAGACCGTGCGCGTCACGCTGCCGAAGCTGCCATTGCCAATCCGCTGCTGGACGATGTGTCCATGCAGGGTGCACGTGGCCTGCTGATCTCGATCACCGGCGGCCCTGACCTGACCCTTTACGAAGTGGACGAGGCTGCCAGCCGCATCCGCGAGGAAGTCGACTCGGATGCTAACATCATCCTGGGTGCAACCTATGATCCAGATCTGACCGGCACGATCCGCGTGTCCGTCGTGGCGACCGGCACCGATGCAACCATGGTGCAGGCGCTCGAGCCCGCAAAGCCGCATGCTTCGCGCACGCCGCTTTCGGTAAAGCGTCATGTTCCCGTCGAGCCGACCCGTATTGCCGCCGAGCGTAGCGCCCAGGGCGTTGTTCAGCAGCAGATCGAGCATCAGGTCGAAGCCGCGGTGGCCGAGGCTATCTCCCATGAAGCGCCAGCCCCCGCCTATAGCGGCCATGACGATGATGGTGTGATGGTGGAGCCCTATATCCCTTCGGCCCAGGCCATCGACGAGATGGACGAGCCCGCAATGCCCGAAGAATCGCCGGTGCCGAGCGTTTATGTGCCTTCGCACGCCGCTCGCCCCGAAGGTCAGCGCCGGATGCCCCGCACTGAGGAGCTTCCAATTGTTGCGCGCCGGTCACAGGAGCCGCAGGAAAGGCAGGACGCCGAGCCTCGCAATGCCCGTGCCTTGTTCAAGCGTTTGGCCTCCAATGTGGGCCTGAGCCTGGGTCAAACCGCTGAAGGCGGACGCGACGAAGCGGTCTATTCTGGAGCCGATGATGCCGCTGCTCGCAGCGCGATTGAGGCAGGCGGCCCAAGGGCTTCGCGGGTTCCGGCTGCTGCTGAAGGTGCGCGCGGCGCTCTTGATCCGCATGGTCGCCAGCCCGCTCCTGCGCCCCAGAAAGAGCATCTTGAGATCCCCGCTTTCCTGCGCAAGCACGGTTAA
- the ftsA gene encoding cell division protein FtsA, with amino-acid sequence MMTDAMTSRLRPLQPGRTTLVAVLDIGSTKICCVIARLSPRPEGKSLKGRSHKAEVIGFGYGPSSGVKSGVVTDIEKAEQAIRSVVGMAERAAGLTLESVLVNVTAGRLGSETFSAAVSLDGQEVEKADLQRVLRAVNERSVRPERSIIHALPIGYSLDGQKGIQDPKGMVGDKLGVDVAVVSSETLAMRNLELVLHRCHLQIEALVATPYASGLATLVDDEAQLGVACLDFGGATTTVSVFNEGHLCYADAIAIGGHHLTLDIARQLSVSVADAERLKTLYGSVLPGQADERDMIPIQPVGATHDEAPGQVARSVLTRIMRPRIEEILTAIRDRMQATGMMDMCGRRFVMTGGASEMTGLPEVARRVLARNVRNGRPMGIAGLPEMAKGAAFATVAGMLIYPQVCSHEYAEPRGASKLTGTDGYLARVGHWLKASF; translated from the coding sequence ATGATGACCGATGCCATGACTTCGCGGCTTCGTCCCCTTCAGCCCGGGCGCACCACGCTTGTGGCGGTGCTCGACATCGGCTCCACCAAGATTTGTTGCGTGATTGCGCGTTTGTCGCCCCGGCCGGAAGGCAAGTCGCTCAAGGGCCGCTCGCACAAGGCCGAGGTCATCGGCTTTGGTTATGGCCCATCCTCGGGGGTCAAGAGCGGGGTCGTCACCGATATAGAGAAGGCCGAGCAGGCTATTCGCTCGGTCGTGGGCATGGCCGAGCGCGCCGCCGGGCTGACCCTGGAGTCGGTGCTCGTCAATGTCACCGCAGGCCGACTCGGCTCGGAAACCTTTTCCGCGGCCGTCTCGCTTGATGGCCAGGAAGTCGAAAAGGCCGATCTGCAGCGCGTGCTGCGCGCCGTTAACGAGCGCAGCGTTCGCCCCGAGCGGTCGATCATCCATGCCTTGCCCATCGGCTATTCGCTCGATGGCCAAAAGGGCATCCAGGATCCCAAGGGCATGGTCGGCGACAAGCTCGGCGTCGACGTGGCGGTGGTGAGCTCGGAAACCCTTGCCATGCGCAATCTCGAATTGGTGCTGCATCGCTGCCATCTGCAGATCGAAGCGCTGGTCGCCACGCCTTATGCCTCGGGTCTGGCGACCCTGGTTGATGATGAAGCCCAGCTCGGTGTCGCCTGCCTGGATTTCGGCGGCGCTACCACGACCGTTTCGGTCTTCAACGAAGGCCATCTTTGCTATGCCGACGCGATCGCAATTGGCGGGCATCACCTGACTCTGGACATTGCGCGCCAGCTCTCGGTCAGCGTTGCCGATGCCGAGCGCCTGAAGACGCTTTATGGCTCGGTGCTGCCCGGCCAGGCCGACGAACGCGACATGATTCCCATCCAGCCGGTGGGCGCGACTCACGATGAGGCGCCGGGGCAGGTGGCTCGTTCCGTGCTGACCCGGATCATGCGGCCGCGAATCGAAGAAATCCTGACGGCCATCCGCGATCGCATGCAAGCCACGGGGATGATGGATATGTGCGGGCGGCGTTTCGTGATGACTGGCGGCGCCAGCGAAATGACGGGCCTGCCCGAAGTCGCCCGCCGCGTGCTCGCACGCAATGTGCGCAATGGCCGGCCGATGGGAATCGCGGGGCTGCCGGAGATGGCCAAGGGCGCAGCCTTCGCGACCGTTGCCGGCATGCTGATTTACCCGCAGGTGTGCTCGCATGAATATGCCGAGCCGCGCGGCGCCAGCAAGCTGACCGGCACCGATGGTTACCTGGCGCGGGTCGGGCACTGGCTGAAGGCCAGCTTTTAG